From the genome of Paludisphaera mucosa:
CGAGACCGAGGTCTCCAAGCTCGCCGACGACTCGTTCACCCCGGTCTACCTCCGCAACTCCACCGCCTACGGCCACTCGCCGGTCCTGCGGATCGACCTCGTGGTCAACAACCTGCTGGGCTCGGCCCTCTCGTACGGCGAGATCCGCATCCAGTCGGACGGCTCCCCCTGGCGCCCTCTGATCCACTGCCGCGACATCGCCAACGCCTTCGCCGCGCTGGCGCGGGCCCCCAAGGAGGTCGTCCATAACAAGGCGATCAACGTCGGGGCCAACAGCGAGAACTACCAGGTCAAGGACGTCGGCGACCAGGTCCAGCGGCTCGTCCCCGACGCCAAGGTGACGTACACCGGCGAGGTCGGCGCCGACCCCCGCAACTACCGCGTCAAGTTCGACCTGCTCTACTCGCTCCTGCCCGACTTCAAGCTCCAGTACAACCTGGCCAGCGGCATGGAGGAGCTCCACCGCAAGATGGTCGAGCACGGCTTCGGCAAGGCGGACTTCGAAGGCGACCGCTTCGTCCGGCTCCGCACGCTCAAGCACCGCATGGACCGGCTGGGCTGATCGAGAAGCCGCGGCCCCACCCGAGGAATACTCCCATGATCTTCACCGAGACGCCCGTCCCGGGCGCGTTCCTGATCGACCTGGAGAAGCGCGGCGACGACCGCGGCTTCTTCGCGCGGGCCTTCTGCGAGAAGGAGTTCGCCAAGGCCGGCCTGGTCGACCGCTTCGTCCAGATCAACAACTCGCTGAGCGCCCAGAAGGGGACGCTGCGGGGGATGCACTACCAGCTCGCCCCCGCGGCCGAGACCAAGGTCGTCCGCTGCATCCGGGGCTCGCTGTTCGACGTCGTCCTCGACCTCCGCGAGGGCTCGCCGACGTTCGGCAAGAGCTACGGCGCCGAGCTGTCGGCCGAGAACCGGCGGATGATGTACGTCCCCAAGGGCTTCGGCCACGGCTTCATCACCCTGGCCGACGACACCGAGGCGTTCTACTTCGTCGACGAGTTCTACTCGCCCGCCCACGAACGCGGCGTGCGCTGGAACGACCCCGAGTTCGCCATCGAATGGCCCATCGCGCCCGTCGTCCTCTCCGAGAAGGACGCCAACCAGCGCGACTTCGACCCCGCCTGGCACCTCACGGCCTGACCCGACGCCGGATCCCCATAAAACAACACCATGAAAATACTCTTCACGGGCGCCAGCTCGTTCACCGGCGCCTGGTTCGTCCGCGAGCTGGCGGCGGCCGGGCACGACGTCACGGCCGTCCTCCGCCGCAAGCCCGAGGACTACCCCGACGAGGTCCGCCGCAGGCGCGCCGCGCAGCTCCTCGAAGTCGCCGCGCCGGTCTTCGGCTGCTCGTTCGGCGACGAGGCGTTCCTGGGCCTGCTGCGCGACGAGCGGTTCGACGTCCTCTGCCACCACGCGGCCGACGTCACCAACTACCGCAGCCCCGACTTCGACGCCGTGGGCGCGGCCGCCAACAACGCCAAGAACCTGCCGGCCGTGATCGAGGCCCTGAAGGCGGGCGGCTCGCGGCGGATCGTCCTGACCGGATCGGTCTTCGAGGGGGGCGAGGGCGCCGGCTCGCAGGGGCTGCCCGACTTCTCGCCCTACGGATTCTCGAAGCGGCTGACGTCCGAGACCTTCCGCTACTACGCCGGCCGCGACGGCATGAGCCTGGGCAAGTTCGTGATCCCCAACCCGTTCGGCCCGTTCGAGGAGCCCCGGTACACGGCGTACCTCATGAAGAACTGGCTCGACGGCAAGACGCCCTCGTGCTCGAACCCGCTCTACGTCCGCGACAACATCCACGTCTCGCTGTTGGCGAAGGCGTACGCCGCGTTCGTCGCGAGCCTCCCCGACCTGCCGAACTTCGCACGGATCAACCCGCTGGGCTATGCCGAGAGCATGGGCGCCTTCACGCTCCGCCTCGCCCAGGAGATGCGGCCCCGGCTGAACCTCCCCTGCGAGGTCGAGCTGAAGGTCCAGACCGCCTTCCCCGAGCCCCGCGTCCGCATCAACACCGACGTCGTCGACGGCGAGGCCCTGGGCTGGGACGAGCCGGCCGCCTGGGACGCCATGGCCGAGTACTACCTGCAAGGCCGGGGCGCATGAACATCGGCCTCGTCGGCTGCGGATTCGTCGCCGACTACTACGTCAGCACGCTCGTCGCCTATCCCGACCTCAAGATCCTCGGCGTCGTCGACCGCGACCCCGCGCGGGCCGACCACTTCGCGACCTTCCACGGCCTGCCGAAGGTCGGCTCGCTCGACGCCCTGCTGGCCGACGACCGGATCGAGCTGGTCCTCAACCTGACGAACCCGGGGAGCCATTACGAGGTCACGAAGGCCTGCCTCGAGGCCGGCAAGCACGTCTACAGCGAGAAGCCGCTGGCGATGGACGTGGAGCACGCCCGCGAGCTGGTCGAGCTGGCCGAGCGGAAGGGGCTCGAACTGGCCTCGGCCCCGTGCAGCCTGCTCGGCGAGACGGCCCAGACGCTCTGGAAGGCGCTCCGCGAGCGTCAGGTCGGGACGCCGCGGGTGGTTTACGCCGAGATGGACGACGG
Proteins encoded in this window:
- a CDS encoding NAD-dependent epimerase/dehydratase family protein; its protein translation is MKVFVTGHRGFIGSHLVDVLKQEGHTVVGCDVRLFEGCEWEPIVPADVDLVKDVRQVEHVDLDGCDAVMHLAAISNDPMGALNAQLTFDVNRDASIRLARIAKEAGVPRYLFAGSCSVYGQGEKLDLDESDPLNPLTAYAQSKIETETEVSKLADDSFTPVYLRNSTAYGHSPVLRIDLVVNNLLGSALSYGEIRIQSDGSPWRPLIHCRDIANAFAALARAPKEVVHNKAINVGANSENYQVKDVGDQVQRLVPDAKVTYTGEVGADPRNYRVKFDLLYSLLPDFKLQYNLASGMEELHRKMVEHGFGKADFEGDRFVRLRTLKHRMDRLG
- the rfbC gene encoding dTDP-4-dehydrorhamnose 3,5-epimerase is translated as MIFTETPVPGAFLIDLEKRGDDRGFFARAFCEKEFAKAGLVDRFVQINNSLSAQKGTLRGMHYQLAPAAETKVVRCIRGSLFDVVLDLREGSPTFGKSYGAELSAENRRMMYVPKGFGHGFITLADDTEAFYFVDEFYSPAHERGVRWNDPEFAIEWPIAPVVLSEKDANQRDFDPAWHLTA
- a CDS encoding NAD-dependent epimerase/dehydratase family protein, with protein sequence MKILFTGASSFTGAWFVRELAAAGHDVTAVLRRKPEDYPDEVRRRRAAQLLEVAAPVFGCSFGDEAFLGLLRDERFDVLCHHAADVTNYRSPDFDAVGAAANNAKNLPAVIEALKAGGSRRIVLTGSVFEGGEGAGSQGLPDFSPYGFSKRLTSETFRYYAGRDGMSLGKFVIPNPFGPFEEPRYTAYLMKNWLDGKTPSCSNPLYVRDNIHVSLLAKAYAAFVASLPDLPNFARINPLGYAESMGAFTLRLAQEMRPRLNLPCEVELKVQTAFPEPRVRINTDVVDGEALGWDEPAAWDAMAEYYLQGRGA